From the Octadecabacter antarcticus 307 genome, one window contains:
- a CDS encoding ABC transporter ATP-binding protein, with amino-acid sequence MTSSEIVLSVAGLTKSFGGLHAVRGVDFHVNKGAIVGLIGPNGAGKTTTFNMIAGELPPTAGKITLLGEDITGQRTDVLYHKGLMRTFQLSHEYARMTALENLAVAAPTQTGESIWSSWFSNKSVQKREAAVIELARDTLEFLGLTHVCDELAGNLSGGQKKLLEIGRTMMNDSKVVLLDEPGAGVNPTLMRKVAQMIEQLNAERGYTFCIIEHDMDMIARLCGKVVVLAEGQVLMEGTMDQVRSDERVIDAYFGGEVA; translated from the coding sequence GGTTCGCGGGGTGGATTTCCACGTCAACAAGGGCGCGATTGTTGGTCTGATTGGGCCAAACGGGGCTGGCAAAACCACGACATTCAACATGATCGCTGGGGAACTGCCGCCGACGGCTGGCAAGATCACATTGCTGGGCGAAGATATCACCGGGCAGCGCACGGATGTTTTGTACCACAAAGGTCTGATGCGCACCTTCCAGCTTAGTCATGAGTACGCCCGCATGACCGCACTTGAGAATTTGGCAGTGGCCGCCCCAACCCAGACAGGCGAAAGCATCTGGTCAAGCTGGTTTTCTAACAAGTCCGTGCAAAAACGTGAAGCGGCGGTGATTGAACTCGCGCGCGATACGCTTGAATTTCTGGGCCTGACCCATGTGTGTGATGAACTGGCTGGCAATCTGTCTGGTGGACAGAAAAAGCTGCTGGAAATCGGGCGCACGATGATGAACGACAGCAAGGTCGTATTGCTGGATGAACCAGGCGCTGGGGTCAACCCGACCCTTATGCGCAAAGTCGCTCAAATGATTGAACAATTAAATGCTGAACGCGGCTACACCTTCTGCATTATCGAACACGACATGGACATGATCGCGCGGCTGTGCGGCAAGGTCGTCGTCCTTGCTGAAGGGCAAGTTCTAATGGAAGGCACCATGGATCAGGTCCGCAGCGATGAACGCGTCATTGATGCCTATTTCGGGGGGGAAGTGGCATGA
- a CDS encoding ABC transporter ATP-binding protein, translating to MTDPVLSLNNLRAGYGQTEILHDLSIYVNPNEIVAVIGPNGAGKSTAMKAVLGLLNITEGSVVLNGEDITDTPAQKVIERGISYVPQTNNVFVNLSVQENLEMGAWTRPTGVEARLDEMYDLFPDLAEKRNQAAGSLSGGQRQMVAMAKALMVDAKILLLDEPTAGLSPKYRAEIFNTIQKIKGTGVPILIVEQNAKQALGVSDRGYVLVDGANRHTGTGAGLAADPEIARMFLGGGH from the coding sequence ATGACTGATCCAGTTTTGTCCCTAAACAATCTGCGCGCGGGCTACGGGCAGACCGAAATCCTGCATGATCTGTCGATCTACGTGAACCCAAACGAAATCGTGGCCGTCATCGGCCCGAACGGTGCCGGTAAATCCACTGCCATGAAGGCTGTGTTGGGTCTGTTAAACATCACCGAAGGATCGGTTGTTTTGAACGGCGAAGACATCACTGACACGCCGGCGCAAAAGGTGATTGAACGCGGTATTTCCTATGTGCCGCAAACCAACAACGTGTTCGTCAACCTATCGGTGCAAGAAAACCTTGAGATGGGCGCGTGGACGCGGCCAACGGGTGTTGAGGCGCGGTTAGACGAAATGTACGACTTGTTCCCGGATCTCGCGGAAAAACGCAATCAGGCGGCGGGATCGCTGTCAGGTGGGCAACGCCAGATGGTCGCAATGGCCAAGGCGCTGATGGTGGATGCGAAGATTTTGCTGCTTGATGAACCGACGGCTGGGCTGTCACCTAAATATCGCGCTGAGATTTTTAACACCATTCAAAAGATCAAAGGCACCGGTGTGCCGATCTTGATCGTTGAACAAAACGCTAAACAGGCGCTCGGTGTGTCTGATCGTGGCTATGTGCTGGTTGATGGCGCAAATCGGCACACGGGGACGGGGGCTGGCCTTGCGGCGGACCCTGAAATCGCGCGCATGTTCTTGGGCGGGGGGCACTGA